TCGACGACTGGCTGACGGTGATCGCCACCGGCCGCAGCGTCGGGATGACCGCCGAGGCGACCGCCAACCAGTACCCGCGGCCCGGCGTCGTCTACCGGCCGGTGCGGGACGCCGAGCCCGTCGCCGTCCGGCTGGTGTGGTGGCGCGACGACCCGCACCCCGCGACGCAGGCCGTGATCGAGCTGCTCACCACGCTGTATCGCGCACAGTGAATCCCCGGAGTCGCCCGCGGCCCGTCGCTTTGACTACGATCTGGGCAGGTTCACCGACGTGGGTGTTTCGAGGTTGCTGGGGGTTGGGATGGTTGCTGGTCGTGTGGTGCGCTTCGACAGTCAGCGGGGCTACGGCTTCATCGCGCCCGACGACGGCGGGGAGGACGTCTTCCTGCACGTCAACGACATGCTGATGCCCGAGTCGCAGGTGCGCCGGGGCATCGTGGTGGAGTTCGAGATCGAGGACGGCGAGCGCGGTCCGAAGGCGTCCGACGTCCGGCTCGCGCGGGGTGCGGACGGCAAGCCGCTGGCCGCCGACGACGACGTCCTGTGCGATGTGCTGAGCACCGAGGAATTCACCCGGGACGTCACCGAGGCGCTGCTGACGGCGGCGCCCTCGCTCACCGGTGAGCAGATCGTCCAGGTGCGGGCAGGCCTGGCGCAGTTCGCGAAGAACCACGGCTGG
The sequence above is a segment of the Streptomyces asoensis genome. Coding sequences within it:
- a CDS encoding cold-shock protein — protein: MVAGRVVRFDSQRGYGFIAPDDGGEDVFLHVNDMLMPESQVRRGIVVEFEIEDGERGPKASDVRLARGADGKPLAADDDVLCDVLSTEEFTRDVTEALLTAAPSLTGEQIVQVRAGLAQFAKNHGWVEG